One window of Catonella massiliensis genomic DNA carries:
- a CDS encoding IS110 family RNA-guided transposase, with the protein MALKIVYKICCGIDVHKTFVVACIASTNDKGVTSYESHRFSTYTSGLKTLLQWLLKRNCKDVCMESTGKYWIPVYNILENDCSIVLAHPKYVKAIRGKKTDKKDAKWIADLFKHDLVAGSFMPPADIRQLRDLMRYRFKLTCFQSSEKNRLQNCLTVSNIQLGNVVSDTFGKSAQAILDKLLENPADTSFDLEPLVYKSLKKKLPELRDAIDGYITPEQAGKLKVIKAHYESLESRKAELEELILALAAPYQQELAILQTAPGIRSDFTAIGIISEIGTNMEAFPSAKHLCSWAGLTPTNNESAGKKKSVRVSKAGCYIKPLLVQCANAVVTSKKHPEIRNRYLRLKKRRGHKKAIIAIARMLLTALYHMLKNGETYNAELYRKSDLPPVDREITVEQAIIIARNQGYKIKSATA; encoded by the coding sequence ATGGCTTTAAAAATCGTGTACAAAATCTGTTGTGGTATTGATGTCCACAAAACTTTTGTAGTTGCCTGTATCGCTTCTACGAACGATAAAGGTGTCACTTCTTATGAGAGCCACCGGTTTTCTACCTACACGAGCGGTCTGAAAACTTTGTTACAATGGCTACTCAAACGGAATTGCAAGGATGTCTGTATGGAATCCACCGGTAAATATTGGATTCCTGTTTATAATATCTTAGAAAATGACTGTTCGATTGTCCTTGCTCATCCCAAATATGTTAAGGCTATCCGTGGAAAGAAAACTGACAAGAAAGATGCCAAATGGATTGCTGACCTGTTCAAGCATGATCTTGTTGCCGGTAGCTTTATGCCGCCCGCTGACATCCGTCAGCTCCGTGACCTTATGCGTTACCGTTTCAAACTGACCTGCTTTCAATCAAGCGAAAAGAATCGTTTGCAGAACTGTCTCACGGTTTCCAATATCCAGTTGGGAAACGTTGTTTCGGACACCTTCGGCAAATCTGCTCAGGCGATACTGGATAAACTTTTGGAAAATCCCGCAGATACCTCTTTTGACCTTGAACCCCTTGTTTACAAAAGTTTGAAAAAGAAACTTCCTGAACTCCGTGACGCTATTGACGGTTATATCACTCCGGAACAAGCCGGCAAACTTAAGGTAATCAAAGCTCATTATGAAAGCTTGGAATCCCGGAAAGCAGAGCTTGAAGAACTCATTCTTGCGCTCGCCGCTCCCTATCAGCAGGAACTTGCCATTCTCCAAACCGCTCCCGGTATCCGTAGCGACTTTACTGCCATCGGAATCATTTCCGAAATCGGTACCAACATGGAGGCTTTTCCTTCGGCGAAACACTTATGCTCATGGGCCGGTCTTACTCCGACCAACAATGAAAGTGCAGGGAAGAAAAAATCTGTCCGGGTTTCCAAGGCCGGATGCTATATCAAACCTTTACTGGTCCAGTGTGCAAATGCTGTTGTTACCAGCAAAAAGCATCCGGAAATTCGCAACCGCTATCTCCGTCTCAAAAAGCGTCGCGGTCACAAGAAAGCAATCATTGCCATTGCAAGAATGCTTCTGACTGCATTATATCATATGCTGAAGAATGGTGAAACCTATAATGCGGAACTTTATCGGAAATCCGATTTGCCTCCTGTTGACCGGGAAATCACGGTAGAACAGGCAATTATCATCGCAAGAAATCAAGGTTATAAAATCAAGTCAGCAACTGCATAG